One Gossypium raimondii isolate GPD5lz chromosome 3, ASM2569854v1, whole genome shotgun sequence genomic window carries:
- the LOC105794581 gene encoding protein JINGUBANG has protein sequence MKVRSWLATCAASSCATLTQDSTIPFPKKQPRLSEHLVSDSSSDNRGSATSSSASSSDTSYSSLPSNLSLQTLPSLPSLQLFPDTLVFSVSDISVSSIMPQPNHPITCVAVQGNFLYVASVNEISVYDRQTSTLLDAYNGNESSSGSVKSVTFCDGKVFTAHQDSKIRVWQMTVTKKHKFLTALPTVNDRLRRFVLPKNYVSVRRHVKRLWIEHADAVTGLAVNRGLIYSVSWDKTLKIWRASDARCLQSIKAHDDAINAITASVDGTVYTGSADRRIRVWAKPSGEKRYALVATLEKHKSAVNALALDDERSVLFSGACDRSILVWEREDSANYMVVTGALRGHGKAILCLINVCDLLMSGSADRTVRIWQRGVEGKYCCLAVLEGHQKPVKSLTAVRDDEHSDVVSVISGSLDGEIRMWKVSFSKPGSPSSATDF, from the coding sequence ATGAAGGTCCGATCATGGCTAGCTACATGCGCAGCCAGCAGCTGCGCCACTTTAACCCAAGACTCCACCATTCCGTTCCCTAAAAAACAACCGCGCTTATCGGAACATTTGGTTTCCGATAGTTCCTCCGATAATCGAGGGAGCGCCACCTCATCTTCAGCTTCTTCAAGTGACACGAGCTACAGCAGCCTCCCTAGCAACCTTTCCCTCCAGACCCTGCCATCTTTACCTTCCTTACAGCTTTTCCCTGATACCTTAGTCTTTTCCGTCTCTGACATCAGCGTTTCTTCAATTATGCCTCAACCCAACCACCCGATCACCTGCGTTGCGGTTCAGGGTAACTTCTTGTATGTTGCTTCTGTTAACGAAATCAGCGTCTACGATCGCCAAACATCCACTCTTCTCGATGCCTACAACGGCAACGAATCATCCTCCGGTTCCGTTAAGTCTGTCACTTTCTGTGACGGAAAAGTCTTCACTGCTCACCAGGACTCTAAGATCCGAGTCTGGCAAATGACGGTGACTAAAAAGCACAAGTTCTTAACCGCCCTACCTACCGTTAACGACCGCTTACGTCGTTTTGTTCTCCCAAAGAACTATGTCAGTGTTCGCCGTCACGTGAAGCGGTTGTGGATCGAACACGCCGACGCCGTTACTGGACTCGCCGTCAATAGAGGTTTAATCTACTCAGTTTCTTGGGATAAAACCTTGAAGATATGGCGAGCATCGGATGCGCGTTGTTTACAGTCTATTAAAGCACACGACGACGCCATTAACGCCATCACCGCCTCCGTTGACGGAACGGTTTATACAGGGTCCGCTGACCGACGGATCCGGGTCTGGGCGAAACCCTCAGGCGAGAAGCGGTACGCATTGGTGGCGACTCTTGAGAAGCATAAGTCAGCAGTAAACGCACTGGCTTTAGACGACGAAAGATCAGTGCTATTCTCCGGTGCGTGTGACCGTTCGATTCTGGTATGGGAGAGGGAAGATAGCGCCAATTACATGGTGGTGACGGGAGCGCTGAGAGGGCATGGAAAGGCAATCCTATGCTTGATCAACGTCTGTGATTTACTAATGAGCGGGTCCGCTGATAGGACGGTTAGGATCTGGCAACGTGGAGTGGAAGGGAAATATTGTTGTTTGGCGGTTTTGGAAGGTCACCAGAAGCCGGTGAAGTCGTTGACGGCGGTCAGAGACGATGAACATAGTGATGTAGTTTCGGTTATTAGCGGAAGCCTGGATGGCGAAATAAGAATGTGGAAGGTCTCGTTTTCGAAACCCGGTAGCCCCTCGTCGGCGACGGATTTCTGA